In Pseudomonas sp. FP1742, the DNA window CGGCGACATTGTTGGCACAGGTCAGCGCCCTGCCTCAGGGCCAACCTACCCACACGCTCAGCCATTTGCAATTCACCTACAACGCCAGCTCCCCGCTCGTGCCGCGTGCCGTGCTCAACGACCATCCAATGGACGTGTATTTGCAATCAGGCCCGGCCCGCGGCATTTGGCGCGAGCAAGCGACGGGAGCGCTAGGCAGCCAGCGTGTGAGCCTGCGCTGGCGCGGGCTGATCGAACTCGCCGCGACAAGCAGCACTGAGCTCGCCGGCAAATCCAACCAGCAAAGCATCCTCACGAACATCGACCTGGATGGCGATTGGCAAAAACTCAAACCTGGGAGCGTTATCATTTACAACAAACACTTCACTCAGAGCACGGGCAAACCATTCGTGCAGAAATTTGAGTGTTCGGTTGGTGAGTCCCTTCCTGCCACACAAACAGTCGCATCACTACAAGGCATGGCCCGCAAGGTTACTTGCGTCACCAATAATGCCCTGCAGACAAGTAACGAATACCTCTATCTAGAGGCCTATGACCTGTTCGTGGAAACCGCCGATATTTCTAAACTCATCGTCCAGATCAACACGCTCAGGGCGGCTGAATAATGCGCAATCACGACTGCATAAGGGCCTGCTTTGGGTCGATTGCGGCCTGAAGTTCGGCCGCTGCAAAGCTTACCCTTGGCGCGCTGGCGACGTCGAACGAGCGATGTATAGCAACTGGATGCGCGCTATCCCGGGTTTAGCAGGTATTGGGCAATAACGTCTGGACGGTTTGCCCACGTCGGACACGCCAAAGGCCTATAACTTTTTTGGGTGATAATAGGTTCTATTGATGAAAAAGATCTTCCTGCCGTTTTTCATCGCACTGCTGTGCCTGCACGGTTGTGCGGAAATGCCCGCGTACTCCAACGTCGATCCCGCTACGATGGGTGACGAGTCGCGTTATACCGTGGTCGAAACCGATACTTATGCGGGCAGGGCCCAGCGTCACTTTGCCGATCTCCAGCCGGACCTGAACATCATAAGGATCAACGATGACAAAGTCGGCAACATCCCGTTCTCCACGTACTACTACAAGAACGACTCCCCGCAGCGCGCTGTGTTGAAGCCAGGCATCTATACCATCCAACTGGAATACCGGCTGCCCCGCTACTTTCTGTTTGCGAATCTGAAGTTCGACGGAAAACCGGGCCAGAAAATAATGGCACGCTCAAAGTACGTGGGCCTCAATCGGCTTGAAGTATGGCTGGAGGATGCAGCCACCGGTGAGGTAGTGAGTACCCGCGTGCACTGACAGAGTCCCACGACAGTTGCGCAAACGCATAGGGAGGGCATCACTGCCCTCGCTTCATACCCCCCTCATAAAAAAAACCACACACTCCGGCACTTTCTGGTCGCCATTTGCAGGCAGTGAACGACAGCTTTGGGTTGTGGATCCAACCCCGACCTTTACATCGCCCTGGAAGAGATCGCATCGGCCAACCCAAAACGTACCTTGAGCAAACGCGGCTAGGTACGTTCACGCCGCTATAGTCGATTCTATTGCCGACCGTACTTCCAGGAGCCTATTCCCAGTGTCTGACATGCCGAGCAACTTCGCTTACACAAAACGCTTCAACGCGGTACTCGCCTACATTGATGCCAATCTCGAAGGTGACCTGTCGGTGAAGACGTTGAGCCACGTGGCGAACTTTTCGGTGTTTCACTTCCATCGACAATTCAGCGCGTTCGCAGGAGTGCCTGTCTCACGTTATGTGCAACTGATGCGGCTAAGACGCGCGGCACATCGCCTGGCCGCCCTCGCTGATCACTCGGTACTGGATGCCGCACTCGGTGCCGGCTTTGAAAGCCCCGAGGCATTTTGCAGGGCGTTCAGGCGGGCGTTCGGCATGACGCCGAGTGCGTTCAGGAAGGAACCGAACTGGCAGGTCTGGAATGCGGTATTCGCAATCCCTCACTTTTCCAGGACTATCATCATGCAAGTACGAATCGTGGAATTCCCTGAAATCAGGGTCGCAGCGCTTGAGCACTGCGGACCACCCGGGCTCGTCAATGAGAGCGTGCGCAGGTTCATTGAGTGGCGTATGCAGAGCGGACAGTCGCCGGTGGCATCGAGTCGCACCTTTGGCATTCCCTATAGCAACCCCGACACGACACCTGCACAAGCATTCCGCTTCGCAATCTGCGGCGAGATTCACGAGGCCGTGGCGTCGAATGAGTTTGGTGTGCACGAGATCGTCATTCCTGGCGGTCGCTGCGTCGTGGTGCGACATACGGGATCACCGGATCACATCGGCGAAACGATCTACCCGATTTACCGCGACTGGCTTCCTGCCAGTGGAGAGGAACTTCGTGACCACCCGCTATTCTTCAATTACCTGAGCGTCTACCCCGAGACACCGCAGGATCAATGGCAAACTGATGTGTATGTTCCGCTGCAATAGCGGAACAAGCAGCTTTCGCCCCTGACGGACATTGACGAGTGTCCGCTCAGGGTTGCAGCCTTATCGCAACAGGTAACAGTCGATCATGGTTCGCGCGGCAGAAAAGTACGAGTCTAAGTTTGAAATCTTTACGTTTGCCAGAAGCTTCCGGACTCAGAATTCACGTAGCGGCATGCAAGGAACTTCTCATGCCGATTGTCTGCGCCAGGTGCCGGGTGACGTGCCGAACTGGCGTTTGAATGCGCGACTGAACGCGGCTTCGGACTCGTAGCCAACTGCAAAGCCGATTTGCGCCACATTGCCGCGACCTTCGCGCAGGTGTTGAGCCGCCACGTGCATACGCCAGAGCGTCAGGTATTGCATCGGTGGCTGTCCAACCAATGCCGTGAATCGCTCCGCGAACACCGAGCGCGACATGCCCACTTCAAGCGCCAGGGCTTCTGCAGTCCAGCCCTCGGTAGGACGAGCATGGAGTAGCGCCAGTGCGCGCCCGATATGCGGGTCTCGCAACCCCGCCAGCCACCCGCGCCGCTCAGCGGGAAGGCTTGCGACATACTGGCTGACGGCTTCGACGAATAGCAATTCGGATAGCTTGGCGATGACCGTTGTCGAGCCCACGCGTCCCGCCGCGATTTCACTCACGGCAAAACGGAATGAGCTTTCGATCCAGGTACCCGAAGCTGTCGCGCGCAGGTCCAGTTTCAATAAGGATGGCAGCGACGAAAGCAACGGACTGAAGGGTGTTTCTGAGCCGAGGAATCCGCACAATAACTGCGTCACCTCGCCGCCCCCGCCATACTTGATGTGTGAAATGCCGCCGACTTCTG includes these proteins:
- a CDS encoding AraC family transcriptional regulator, which gives rise to MLDALSDVLRVIRLSGGVFLEAELTAPWCINGRISADDCKPFLAAPRHIIASHFVAAGHMQIRIDGGATLDVGAGELVLLPRNDAHSFGSDLSIAPMPAREVIQPPEVGGISHIKYGGGGEVTQLLCGFLGSETPFSPLLSSLPSLLKLDLRATASGTWIESSFRFAVSEIAAGRVGSTTVIAKLSELLFVEAVSQYVASLPAERRGWLAGLRDPHIGRALALLHARPTEGWTAEALALEVGMSRSVFAERFTALVGQPPMQYLTLWRMHVAAQHLREGRGNVAQIGFAVGYESEAAFSRAFKRQFGTSPGTWRRQSA
- a CDS encoding GyrI-like domain-containing protein gives rise to the protein MSDMPSNFAYTKRFNAVLAYIDANLEGDLSVKTLSHVANFSVFHFHRQFSAFAGVPVSRYVQLMRLRRAAHRLAALADHSVLDAALGAGFESPEAFCRAFRRAFGMTPSAFRKEPNWQVWNAVFAIPHFSRTIIMQVRIVEFPEIRVAALEHCGPPGLVNESVRRFIEWRMQSGQSPVASSRTFGIPYSNPDTTPAQAFRFAICGEIHEAVASNEFGVHEIVIPGGRCVVVRHTGSPDHIGETIYPIYRDWLPASGEELRDHPLFFNYLSVYPETPQDQWQTDVYVPLQ